One genomic segment of Tripterygium wilfordii isolate XIE 37 chromosome 9, ASM1340144v1, whole genome shotgun sequence includes these proteins:
- the LOC120006310 gene encoding asparagine--tRNA ligase, cytoplasmic 1-like — MADHSSEPPVSELAATTLNDAAALKARFSDRVHIKSIVSRPDGGAGLAGQRVRVGGWVKTGREQGKNTFAFLELNDGSCPANLQVIVDAAVADLGQLVLTGTCVVVEGVLKLPPEGTKQKVELRVEQVIHVGPVDPSKYPIPKTRLTLEFLREHIHLRPRTNTISAVARIRNELSFATHSFFQEHGFLYVHTPIITTSDCEGAGEMFQVTTLINEAEKLERELIVNPPPSKADVEAARLMDKEKGEAVAQLKASKANKQDINSAVAELKRARENVSKLEERFNLKPGIPKKEGKIDYGQDFFGRQAFLTVSGQLQVETYACALSSVYTFGPTFRAEQSHTSRHLAEFWMVEPEIAFADLKDDMNCAEAYVKYLCQWLLDKCLDDMEFMAKHIDKSCIDRLRLVASTPFVRISYTEAVELLQQAVKDGKKFENKVEWGIDLASEHERYLTEVKFQKPVIVYNYPKGIKAFYMRLNDDSKTVAAMDVLVPKVGELIGGSQREERYENIKERILEMGLPLEPYEWYLDLRRFGTVKHSGFGLGFERMILFATGIDNIRDVIPFPRYPGRADL; from the exons ATGGCAGATCACTCTTCTGAGCCGCCAGTATCAGAACTCGCTGCCACAACCCTAAACGATGCCGCTGCGTTGAAGGCCCGGTTCTCCGACCGGGTCCATATCAAATCAATTGTATCCCGACCCGACGGGGGTGCGGGGCTTGCCGGCCAACGAGTTCGGGTCGGTGGATGGGTCAAGACTGGTAGGGAGCAAGGGAAGAACACGTTCGCTTTCCTTGAGCTCAACGACGGGTCGTGCCCTGCGAACTTACAGGTCATTGTGGATGCCGCCGTGGCGGATCTGGGCCAGCTGGTGCTGACCGGCACGTGCGTTGTTGTTGAAGGCGTGCTTAAGCTACCACCGGAGGGTACCAAGCAGAAGGTGGAGCTCCGGGTGGAGCAGGTTATCCACGTCGGCCCTGTGGATCCATCCAAGTATCCCATCCCTAAGACGAGGCTTACACTTGAGTTTTTGAGGGAACACATTCACCTTCGACCGAGAACTAACACG ATTTCTGCTGTCGCAAGAATTCGAAATGAACTTTCTTTCGCTACCCACTCGTTCTTTCAAGAGCACGGGTTCCTTTATGTTCACACTCCAATTATAACCACCAGCGATTGTGAGGGTGCTGGTGAGATGTTTCAAGTAACAACCTTGATCAATGAAGCGGAAAAACTAGAGAGGGAGCTAATTGTGAATCCTCCACCTTCAAAAGCTGACGTAGAAGCTGCTAGGCTTATGgacaaagagaaaggagaagcGGTTGCCCAACTAAAAGCTTCTAAAGCAAATAAGCAAGACATTAATTCTGCTGTAGCTGAACTGAAAAGAGCAAGAGAAAACGTTTCTAAGCTGGAGGAGAGATTTAACCTTAAACCGGGCATCcctaaaaaagaaggaaaaatcgATTATGGCCAAGACTTTTTCGGCCGTCAAGCGTTTTTGACTGTTTCTGGCCAACTACAAGTTGAAACTTATGCGTGCGCATTAAGCAGTGTCTATACATTTGGTCCAACTTTCCGTGCTGAACAATCTCACACTTCAAGGCATTTGGCTGAATTCTGGATGGTGGAGCCAGAAATAGCTTTTGCGGATCTTAAG GATGATATGAACTGTGCCGAGGCATATGTGAAATATCTGTGTCAGTGGTTGCTTGACAAATGtcttgatgacatggaatttatGGCTAAGCATATTGATAAAAGTTGCATTGATCGTCTAAGATTGGTCGCTTCTACACCTTTTGTACGTATATCTTATACGGAAGCAGTGGAATTACTACAGCAGGCTGTGAAGGATGGTAAGAAGTTTGAGAACAAAGTAGAATGGGGAATTGATCTAGCGTCTGAACATGAAAG ATACTTGACCGAGGTTAAATTTCAGAAGCCTGTTATTGTGTACAATTACCCGAAAGGGATCAAAGCATTCTACATGAGGCTTAACGATGACTCAAAGACAGTGGCTGCAATGGATGTACTTGTACCAAAG GTGGGAGAGTTAATTGGTGGAAGCCAAAGAGAGGAGCGATATGAAAACATCAAGGAAAG AATCTTGGAGATGGGGCTGCCTCTCGAGCCGTATGAATGGTACCTCGACCTGCGACGCTTTGGAACCGTGAAACACAGTGGATTTGGACTAGGGTTTGAACGGATGATTCTGTTTGCCACCGGTATTGACAATATTAGAGATGTTATTCCTTTCCCAAGATACCCCGGGAGAGCGGATCTGTGA
- the LOC120006047 gene encoding protein FAR1-RELATED SEQUENCE 5-like, translated as MGKVDDDDMDYEAAMEDDEASFDEEPNFCEDEELGDVVESHTPLMVEADTTQFFRTEMEFHNKEDVLSYVRRCGRRHGVVVVVKRSDLNNQKRTPRILFGCERGGGYRAKGVPKKRKSATKKCQCPFSLKAQVTDASTGTWGLVVINGKHNHALVKAFEGHSYVGRLTAEEKDTVERLSRSGVKAREILNHLKLKDPTNATTIKTVYNARTALRLAETAGKSHMQQLFTLLTENGYVTRHRYEPETEVLQDLFWCNSTSIQLARAFPFVFMLDCTYKTNKYRLPLLQIVGVTSTKKTFSVCFCYMSAEKEETYVWALNCFKDLFETVLAGVFICDREIALMNALKTVFPNAKNMLCRVHVSKNVLSNCVGLFKIKAEFDDFMSCWSTVMHSKTLADFDKAVNDMQNKFKAHPKALAYVNDSWLSKYRSYFVAAWVDQFFHLGNTTTNRVESSHSKLKKYLSNSVGGFVQSFSKINLLLQGQVVDIKASFEDSLTRVPIRFRIPFYKELVNVVSTAALEKIETECSSIGSEGVSVDDCLHTNSQCFGLPCGHMLTIYRNEGKAIPLSDIHPYWRQLCIQPFSQDPKDEVKIDTEMEMVWRTFALATVPQKLEIKRQLQSLGKASNTSILEPKPKVNVRGRKKGQKGLKASQADEKSTKRDPSAFEHAVESHVFEDVQQSQNSKQSVKQKGKLKVHRTRKPNTNQWVSMFPDFLQNYIFKIFDVPGDGHCGFRVVASFYDWGDDGWKIARRDLANELRMNECQYDKVLAPFSSTFELLSSVECFSTMADRKNWMIMPYMGNVVATCYNVVVALISQEQCLTFFPLRDPLPLDYKQGIMVFGYINDSHFIRLELAENSPIPPVSKMWTDHHQSNARGWPKMFSSRIEKFKTLSGCKPSNIATVELID; from the exons ATGGGCAAAGTCGACGACGATGATATGGATTACGAGGCCGCGATGGAAGATGATGAAGCCTCGTTCGACGAAGAACCTAACTTTTGTGAAGATGAAGAACTG GGCGACGTTGTTGAGTCGCATACTCCTTTGATGGTTGAAGCAGACACAACCCAATTTTTTCGAACAGAAATG GAATTTCACAATAAAGAGGATGTTCTTTCGTATGTTAGGAGATGTGGCCGTAGGCATGGAGTAGTTGTGGTTGTCAAACGATCGGACTTGAACAATCAGAAGAGAACTCCTAGGATTTTATTTGGGTGTGAGAGGGGTGGTGGATACAGGGCAAAAGGTGttccaaagaagagaaaatcagCAACAAAGAAATGCCAATGCCCCTTTTCTCTGAAAGCTCAAGTAACAGATGCATCAACTGGGACATGGGGGTTGGTTGTTATTAATGGGAAGCACAACCATGCTTTGGTCAAAGCTTTTGAAGGGCATTCATATGTAGGTAGACTAACTGCAGAAGAGAAGGACACTGTTGAGAGGCTAAGTAGGTCAGGGGTGAAGGCAAGAGAAATATTAAATCACCTAAAGCTGAAGGATCCTACAAATGCAACAACAATCAAGACAGTCTACAATGCCAGAACTGCTCTAAGGCTTGCTGAGACTGCTGGTAAGTCACATATGCAACAGTTGTTCACGTTATTAACTGAGAATGGGTATGTTACAAGACATCGTTATGAACCAGAAACTGAGGTATTACAAGACTTGTTTTGGTGTAACTCTACTTCAATTCAACTGGCCAGagcatttccttttgtttttatgttaGACTGCACATACAAGACCAACAAATATAGGCTACCTTTGCTGCAAATTGTTGGAGTTACTTCTACAAAGAAGACATTCTCTGTTTGTTTTTGCTATATGAGTgcagagaaagaagaaacttaTGTGTGGGCTTTGAATTGCTTCAAAGACTTGTTTGAGACAGTATTGGCAGGTGTTTTCATATGTGATAGAGAGATTGCATTGATGAATGCATTGAAGACTGTTTTTCCAAATGCAAAGAATATGCTATGTCGAGTACATGTATCTAAGAATGTTCTTAGCAACTGTGTTGGTTTATTCAAAATTAAAGCTGAGTTTGATGACTTTATGAGCTGCTGGAGCACTGTCATGCATTCCAAAACATTGGCAGATTTTGATAAGGCAGTGAATGACATGCAAAACAAGTTTAAAGCTCATCCTAAAGCCCTGGCTTATGTCAATGATTCATGGTTGAGTAAATACAGGTCATACTTTGTGGCTGCCTGGGTTGATCAGTTTTTTCATCTTGGGAAcacaacaacaaatagagtTGAGAGCAGCCATTCTAAGCTTAAGAAGTACCTGTCTAACTCGGTTGGTGGATTTGTCCAGTCTTTTAGCAAGATTAACTTGTTACTTCAAGGTCAAGTTGTTGATATAAAGGCCTCATTTGAAGACAGTCTAACTAGAGTGCCAATTCGATTCAGGATACCTTTCTACAAGGAATTGGTGAATGTGGTATCTACTGCTGCCTTGGAGAAGATTGAAACTGAATGTTCTTCTATTGGGAGTGAAGGAGTTAGTGTTGATGACTGTCTCCATACAAATTCTCAATGTTTTGGTCTGCCATGTGGTCATATGCTTACAATTTACAGAAACGAAGGTAAGGCCATCCCACTTAGTGACATACATCCATATTGGAGACAGTTGTGCATCCAACCATTCAGTCAAGACCCTAAAGATGAAGTGAAGATTGATACTGAGATGGAGATGGTGTGGAGGACATTTGCGCTTGCTACTGTGCCTCAAAAGCTAGAAATAAAAAGACAGCTCCAGTCACTAGGCAAGGCAAGCAACACTTCTATATTAGAGCCAAAACCTAAGGTGAATGTGAGGGGGAGGAAGAAGGGGCAGAAGGGGTTGAAAGCATCTCAAGCTGATGAAAAATCAACCAAGCGTGATCCTTCAGCATTTGAGCATGCTGTTGAGTCTCATGTGTTTGAAGATGTTCAACAAAGTCAGAACTCCAAGCAGAGTGTCAAACAGAAGGGAAAGTTGAAGGTTCATAGAACTAGGAAGCCAAACACCAATCAGTGGGTGTCCATGTTTCCTGATTTCTTACAGAActacattttcaaaatttttgatgtcCCTGGAGATGGCCACTGTGGGTTCAGAGTTGTCGCATCGTTCTATGATTGGGGTGACGATGGTTGGAAAATAGCTCGGAGAGATCTTGCAAATGAGCTTCGGATGAATGAATGTCAATATGACAAGGTATTAGCTCCTTTCTCAAGCACATTTGAGCTGTTATCCAGTGTTGAGTGTTTTTCCACTATGGCAGATAGAAAGAATTGGATGATCATGCCTTATATGGGAAATGTGGTAGCTACCTGTTACAATGTTGTTGTTGCACTAATTTCACAAGAACAGTGCCTCACATTTTTCCCCCTCAGGGACCCACTGCCACTGGATTATAAGCAAGGGATCATGGTATTCGGGTATATAAATGACTCTCACTTCATCAGACTTGAGTTAGCAGAAAATAGTCCCATACCTCCTGTTTCAAAGATGTGGACAGATCATCATCAATCCAATGCCAGAggttggccaaaaatgttttctTCTAGGATCGAAAAATTCAAGACACTTTCTGGGTGTAAACCAAGTAACATAGCGACTGTGGAGTTGATAGATTGA
- the LOC120005223 gene encoding uncharacterized protein LOC120005223: protein MEVRAIKKLTKNWRRKSGDDKFSLPTRDEDSRPMDSQEQEEFVRSLEREQAQHSRLWRSVFATFLFCYDAFVVYSMIQQATSPWELRYHAYFMEDIASWMVIAADLVAVSACTMAIIGLLQGSRYHRRWIWYSFSVGLVLAVFWSHYLLRLPKFRWDVIWLPFGPLGGAGITLYVDHLLSESSEEVRKLRSYMYAYKGS, encoded by the exons ATGGAGGTTAGGGCGATAAAGAAGCTGACGAAAAATTGGCGAAGAAAGTCCGGCGATGACAAGTTCTCTCTCCCAACGCGAGATGAAGATTCTCGTCCCATGGATTCCCAAG AACAGGAGGAGTTCGTTCGATCACTTGAGAGGGAACAAGCTCAGCACAGTCGCTTATGGAGG AGTGTATTCGCCACATTTCTTTTCTGCTATGATGCGTTTGTTGTGTACTCCATGATTCAACAGGCAACATCTCCATGGGAACTG CGTTATCATGCTTACTTCATGGAGGACATCGCCTCATGGATGGTTATAGCTGCAG ATTTGGTAGCTGTTTCGGCATGCACAATGGCTATCATAGGGCTGCTGCAGGGGTCAAGGTATCACAGGCGATGGATTTGGTACTCCTTTTCTGTTGGCCTTGTACTGGCAGTATTCTGGTCACATTACCTGCTGAG ATTGCCAAAATTCCGCTGGGATGTGATTTGGCTTCCTTTTGGGCCTCTCGG CGGAGCTGGAATAACTCTCTACGTGGATCATCTTCTATCTGAGTCATCGGAAGAAGTGAGAAAACTTCGAAGTTACATGTATGCTTACAAAGGCAGCTAA